One Oncorhynchus mykiss isolate Arlee chromosome 9, USDA_OmykA_1.1, whole genome shotgun sequence genomic window, CTTTTATGCTAAATGAAAATCAAGGATGTATCATACGCATACAGTGGATGGTCagacacaaaacaaacaaactacAAGATATTAACCACCATGCAGAAGATGTAACGTAGGTCATAGGTAACCTAAGGCGAAGCTTTGTGTGGTGGACTCAACTGTTCTCTTATCTGTTCCTTAGTAGGGTGGGAGGTGCCGAGAAGATTCCCGGGGGCAGGGTAGCGTCTCTGGACCCTGAGCTGCTGAAACCcatgaagaagaggaagaggaaggactaCCTGAGTCCATCGGAGGAAGAGTCTGAGCTGGATGGCATGGTGGGAAAGGCTCAAGTGTCACTCTATCCCACATAAAGCATTCGCAATTTAgtagtattttttgttgttgtaataagtAAATGACCTCACGTGCATGTGATGGCCATATGCATCAATCAATTATTTTGTTCAATACTATTCATGCTGTAGGTACTATCTCTTTGTTGCAGTAAATCCATGTGTTGTATTCGTGGTTCTAGGATTATTTGAAGACAGAAAGTGGACACAACAGAGCGGGTGAGAATCAGCAAAAATGTAAACCCATTTGAACCATATATTCAAGTCATGTTTCTTTCGTATCAGATTTCTAAtatgcattgtgttgtgttttctgtctgtgtacAACAGGTACTGGTGAAGTTAAAATGGAGCTGTGGACGTGGGGACATTATCTGGAGGAGACCAAATCAGTGGCAGCTCCAGCCAAACTCTTTCAAAAGGTTGGTTTTTACTAACTTTCGATACATACTAAATGATAGGGCCAGGACAATACCAGTATTGCGACACTCATTAGTATCGTAGCAAGGAAACAAAATACGAAGCGGacttaacttctttaggaaaatagtgctaatgttggaaacaaacatcattatgttgccatccagagtcacatttatttatttatagcacacaatattttacatactgCAGGTTTATAAAGGGacaaagagtttggtctgctttgggttttcatttttgccatggaaaaacaATTGCGATACTGGTATTGTCACAGCCCTTGTAAATTAGAGGATAAAAGTTAACAGTCTTTGCAAATTAAATTGTGAGTGTGCGTGCATGAATGTGTCTATGGCTTTTCTCACTATAACCGCCTGTATTTTCAGTCTCAGCGGGTCCCACAGTGCAAAAGCAGCTTCCGCCAGGGCATGAAGTTAGAGGGCATCGACCCGCAGCACCCCTCCATGTACTTTGTTCTGACTGTGGCTGAGGTACTGTGTGCAGCGCTGCTCAACCTACAGTCGCATGCTCTTTGAGGTTTGcttctacctctctccctgtcctgacTGTTTTGTttcatacacactatacaccctgACTGTACACACTGATTAGAGAGACGGATCCACATAACTGAGGGaaagacacggagagagagattTGGGGAGACACGGTTTGACTTCTGTCTGTCTTGTCCTGTTTGTAGATTTGTGGCTACAGGCTGCGTCTCCATTTTGACGGCTACTCAGACTGTCATGACTTCTGGGTAAATGCCAATTGCCCCGACATCCACCCGGCGGGATGGTGTGAGGGCACTGGACACAAACTGTACACCCCCAAAGGTCAGAGTATACTATACTAGGCTTTGGTTTGTGGTTGGGCTGCAATTTGGACTCGATTAGTTTCCTTTTCACATTTTGATTATGGCGCAGATCATTTGCCCAAGCACCTAAGGATCTGAGTCATAAAGTCATTCATGAGATTTCCCTTATTAGAGTAGTGGTCCAGGGACATGTCCATGTCacatgtttgtgtctgtgtgtgccacaGGCTGCAAAGAGGAGGAGTTCTCCTGGGCCAGCTACCTGAGGATGAGTAAAGCCCAAGTTGCCCCCAAAGAGGTGTTTGCCAGCCCTGGAAGAGTAAGTCTAAGCACGACTCTTATCCCCACTCAGTGGCCTGCATCTACCTGAAGTAATGAACTGTAAGCAGCTAatttggtgtgtttgtgttggtggcCCACTGGTCAGACTGATACGGAGGGTGATTTCGAGGTGGGCATGAAGCTGGAGGCTGTCGATCGCATGAACCCCTCTCTCATCTGCGTGGCGACCGTGACCGACGTGGTGGACGACCGCTTCCTGGTTCACTTTGATAACTGGGATGACACGTATGACTACTGGTGAGGccatttttcatgttttttttcacGACTTCTCTAAATCATCAACTGTGCTGTTTTAGTAGCCGTTTGGCCATGACTTAAATTCTAATCTGATTAGTCGATGTTGAATCCCCATCCAGGTGTGACACCAGCAGTCCATACATCCATCCTATTGGCTGGTGCCAAGAGAGGAGCCTCCCCCTCACGCCACCTCAAGGTGACTGACAAAGTTGTAAGAAATGAATATAGTTCTAAGTAAACGATAGGGAATACAGTGGCATTTCACACACACCTTTGAACTGGATCCCATGTGCCCTGTCTGTCCTGCCAGGTTACCCAGACCCAGGCAGGTTCTCCTGGCCAAGGTACCTGGACGAGACTGGCTCTACCGCGGTGTCTGCTGAGGCCTTTAAAGTAGTGAGTACATCACTGAGGATTTGTTGCAATGAAAACCACCATACACTACTGTCATTTTAGACATTGATTTTAGACTTGAATCCTTTTGTGTTGGCCTAAGTGGAGTTGTGAACATAATGACTGTTTTGAGATTAACCATAGGGACTGATTTGAGGTCAGGTGTTAAGTGCCGTTGTGTGATGACGATGTGACCCTCCCCTCCGCAGCGTCCTGCTCATGGCTTCCAGGCTCAGATGAAGCTGGAGGCAGTAGACAAAAGGAGCCCCGGCCTGATTCGGGTGGCCACAGTGGAGGAGGTCGACACACACCGCATTAAGGTCAACCAGCAGTGTGCATGTCTCATGGTTGTATGTGCCAGTACCACTACTATACTCCCATAACTATgccatattataaactgggtggtttgaaccctgaatgctgattggctgtcagccatggtatatcagaccgtataccacgggtatgacaaaacatttgtttttcctgctctaattacattggtaaccagtttataatagcaataaggcacctctggggtttgtggtatatggccaatataccacggctaagggctgtgtccaggcactccgctttgcgtcttgcctaagaacagcccttagccgtggtatattggccatatacctcaccccctcgggccttattgcctAAATATACCATACTCCCACAGGTCCATTTTGATGGCTGGAGTCATATGTATGATGATTGGATGGACTCGGACCACCCTGACATCCACCCGGTCGGCTGGTGTGAGAGTACGGGTCACCCGCTAAAAGTGCCCCCCGGTGAGTCAAACAAAACCCAACACCTTGGTAACAGCTACCATACTTCACTGACTCTACTTCACCCTGATTTGAGTGCTTACATGTTCTGTTtggcttgtgtgcgtgtgtgcttgtgcttgggtgcgtgtgtgtgttttttttataaggCCCCAGGAAACCTGCAACCACAGGCCAGTCCAGTTTCTCCTCCATGCCTTGCAAAGGAATCAGCCACTCCAGATCCACCAAGTACAGCTTCCATCACAGGTCAGTAACCCCCAGAAATAGGTATTTGAATCGCCTATGAAGCAATAAATGGAAGTGGATATGTGTTCCATACCAATGCTATGATTATGTTATATTGATGTTATAATGGAGTCAACTCTACTGTTTGAAACAGGAAGTGTCCGACACCCGGATGTGATGGCTCGGGTCATGTGACTGGGCGGTTCACCGCACATCACTGTCTGTCAGGCTGCCCACTGGCTGAGCGAAACCAGGGCAGACTCAAGACCGACCTATCAGATACAGAGGGGAGCGGAGCAAAGCGGAGCATCTTAGTCTTTGGCCAAAGGACCAAAAAGTCCCGGTACCATGGCAGGTAAGCCTCATGTCAACAGTGGCTAAGGCTGTTGTATGACGTCAGACTCAGGAGTCATAGTGGTGTATTGATCTGCCGCTGTAGCTCCCCGTCTCACCAGTGTCTCTCGTTCTCTATTGTCAGGATTGGCCGTCCCCCTAAGTACAGAAAAATCCAGCAGAGAACATACCAGAGTGAGTCTCACAGCTTTAAGCTTTGTACACAGTACATATATCTATTTATGTCTATGTCCGCACTCTGATTCTCTATGGCAGCTACGAGTTTACTGCATCCATACAgtattctgtgtgtttgtgtaggtacCATATGTGTACATGCATTAATATGTGCGTGCATTTTCCTGTGTTGCAGCGATGGCCACAGAGGGTATGTGCCCGTCTCTGTTCATGTCTGCTTTGTCAGCCCACCCGGACCGAACCCTGTCTCTGTGCTGGGAGCAACACTGCAAACTGCTGCCTGGCGTCCAGGGCATCAGCGCTACACAGGTGGCAGCGTGGactgtggaggaggtgagagcTATACTACTCAGCCCTATTTATCTTTGGCTGCGACAAAAGGTGGAGCAGAGTACTATCAGTCACTCTTCTTCGTGTTCTGTGCAACAGGTCTTTGGATTTGTCCAGAATCTGACCGGTTGTGAAGAGCAAGCCTGTGTCTTCAAAGAGGAAGTGAGTGTTAATTGATAAGTTAAAAGTCTaagcagctgtttttatctcaatatcaaatcctaTCTGGATAAGAATTATAAGTACCTTACTGTgcttgttttcaattaaaatggtcaaaaagaaaccaAAATAGCTTCTTAGACAAATaccatttctcaagcaataatttttctAGGACTGTCAGAGGGGCCTACTTGGAGGAGCCTAATGGGAGGGATGTGTAAccagaaaactagctgttattggcagagaggagggcaaactctctttgttattagTCTATCAACTTAtatcgcctggtgatgtcactagGCGGTCCAAAAAACCCACTCTGCCAAACAAGTGctttatcatcattttcacaatttcaaagtattattccaacctcatagtgtggaaatatatacactgctcaaaaaaataaagggaacactaaaataacacatcctagatatgaatgaatgaaatattcttattaaatacttttttctttacatagttgaatgtgctgacaacaaaatcacacaaaaattatcaatggaaatcaaatgtattaacccatggaggtctggatttggag contains:
- the LOC110532061 gene encoding lethal(3)malignant brain tumor-like protein 1, yielding MSAKVELDFSAKKADPTPLTDSSDSLSNDSLSKKTRPQTTTALILPAPAPAPSTQKVEVSLGVAETGNGAIAGQVETPTLAPQVGGTCSIVHVLEWKEGMAILPSSNLKFCVSDCGTLEMISQGNITSAEPIVVVSGKIPDSENRPMNKTDVARPLSTVGGVAVDQERPIKTVPKTQGGTGQQESCYPVAQRTYPEQLRREPMTDNRVGGAEKIPGGRVASLDPELLKPMKKRKRKDYLSPSEEESELDGMDYLKTESGHNRAGTGEVKMELWTWGHYLEETKSVAAPAKLFQKSQRVPQCKSSFRQGMKLEGIDPQHPSMYFVLTVAEICGYRLRLHFDGYSDCHDFWVNANCPDIHPAGWCEGTGHKLYTPKGCKEEEFSWASYLRMSKAQVAPKEVFASPGRTDTEGDFEVGMKLEAVDRMNPSLICVATVTDVVDDRFLVHFDNWDDTYDYWCDTSSPYIHPIGWCQERSLPLTPPQGYPDPGRFSWPRYLDETGSTAVSAEAFKVRPAHGFQAQMKLEAVDKRSPGLIRVATVEEVDTHRIKVHFDGWSHMYDDWMDSDHPDIHPVGWCESTGHPLKVPPGPRKPATTGQSSFSSMPCKGISHSRSTKYSFHHRKCPTPGCDGSGHVTGRFTAHHCLSGCPLAERNQGRLKTDLSDTEGSGAKRSILVFGQRTKKSRYHGRIGRPPKYRKIQQRTYQTMATEGMCPSLFMSALSAHPDRTLSLCWEQHCKLLPGVQGISATQVAAWTVEEVFGFVQNLTGCEEQACVFKEEMIDGEAFLLLKQTDIVKIMSIKLGPALKISNAILMFKSTDEGLK